The Salvelinus alpinus chromosome 35, SLU_Salpinus.1, whole genome shotgun sequence genome window below encodes:
- the LOC139564661 gene encoding rho guanine nucleotide exchange factor 2-like isoform X3 produces the protein MSRVTEPLPKTRQERMKEINLRNKEKERMKEREKEAREREARYSNGHLFTSLTVSATTLCSACNKSITAKEALSCPTCNVTIHNRCRDTLANCAKMKQKQQKLALVRNSSTLQNVALRTKTPMMKERPSSAIYPSDSLRQSLLGSRRVRSGLSLSKSVSTQNLAGNLNDDSPLGLRRILSQSTDSLNFRNRAMSMESLNDEGEVYYAAMLEELEREGKDFEADSWSRAVDPSYLQTHRKDVIKRQDVIYELIQTEFHHVRTLRIMEGVFRQGMLDEVLLEPGVAHAVFPCLEQLMALHTHFLSQLMTRRTHSLAPGTSTNFTINQLGDILTEQFSGQCADEMRKAYAEFCSRHPKAVKLYKELLARDKRFQHFIRRVSRGPLLRRHGIQECILLVTQRITKYPVLIQRILDNTKGSEEEAQSLALSLSLIRDLLSSVDQQVAELERTQRLQEIRARLDPRAQAEVRGGVFRGGELLRRTLLHEGTLLWKTQGSRLKDVQVLLMTDILVFMQEKDQKYFFPCIDKPAVLSLKNLIVRDIANQERGMFLISDSTPPEMYELHGASRDDRNNWMRLIQQTVSSCPSREDFPLIETEDKALLRRLRADIQQKDREVLELLQERVTLFSDLAEVTGGGQEFTPPTNSRNIFRADTPYAPQAEYLLTDAISEVDRLSELLLGSNIELPKSNGSTNGTNGDQNHKGAPVSNGDSISVNGTHEIKGSPASKDRNGNQLQDRPLNEEVCQRLVNLSAHLHSLQAAVIHQDSVLELRLREGTGPASSGSSTPTPTPPNSFPRLCRSMSRDTGLDAGTVAAMGEMAMLQKQHDLLQEEVVRLRPLEAKLRESERARAQLEQQIRDNKGRRGRRGRRGSRGSNEDIVVDDTALEQAPAKRRGSGDGEPSPVAPLACQEPVDQLDGVQEGSEEESEEEEEEEADVVKVSPRSDSPRDLQDIPEESECGPEAQESKG, from the exons AACAAAGAGAAGGAGCggatgaaggagagggagaaggaggcgCGGGAGCGGGAGGCGCGCTACAGCAACGGCCACCTCTTCACTTCCCTCACCGTGTCTGCCACCACCCTCTGTTCCGCCTGCAACAAGAGCATCACCGCTAAAGAGGCCCTCAGCTGCCCCA CCTGCAATGTCACCATCCACAACCGCTGTCGAGACACACTGGCCAACTGTGCCAAGATGAAACAAAAg CAACAGAAGCTAGCCCTGGTGAGGAACAGCTCCACGCTGCAGAACGTAGCTCTGAGGACCAAAA cccCTATGATGAAAGAGCGGCCCAGCTCAGCCATCTATCCGTCCGACAGTCTCCGTCAGTCCCTGCTGGGCTCCCGCCGTGTCCGCTCTGGCCTCTCCCTCTCCAAGAGTGTCTCCACACAAAACCTCGCAGG GAATCTGAATGACGACTCACCGTTGGGGCTGCGGAGGATCCTGTCTCAGTCCACAGACTCCCTGAACTTCAGAAACAGAGCCATGTCCATGGAGTCCCTCAACGACGAGGGGGAGGTGTACTATGCTGCCATGTTGGAGGAgctggagagggaggggaaggactTTGAGGCTGACTCATGGAGCCGGGCCGTAGACCCCTCCTACCTGCAGACGCACCGCAAAGACGTCATCAAGAGACAAGACGTCATCTATG AGCTGATCCAGACAGAGTTCCACCACGTGAGGACCCTGCGGATCATGGAGGGGGTGTTCCGGCAGGGCATGCTGGACGAGGTGCTGCTGGAGCCGGGCGTGGCGCACGCTGTCTTCCCCTGTCTGGAGCAGCTGATGGCGCTACACACGCACTTCCTTTCCCAGCTTATGACACGACGCACACACAGCCTGGCCCCCGGGACCAGTACCAACTTTACTATCAACCAACTGGGGGATATACTGACTGAACAG TTCTCAGGTCAGTGTGCAGATGAGATGAGGAAAGCCTATGCTGAGTTCTGCAGCCGCCACCCCAAAGCTGTGAAACTGTACAAGGAACTGCTGGCCAGAGACAAGAGGTTTCAGCACTTCATACGG AGGGTAAGCCGAGGGCCCCTGCTGCGTCGCCATGGCATCCAGGAGTGCATCCTGCTGGTGACTCAACGCATCACCAAATACCCTGTCCTCATCCAGCGCATCCTGGACAACACCAAGG GCAGTGAAGAGGAGGCCCAGTCCCtagccctgtccctgtctctgatCCGGGACTTGTTGAGCTCTGTGGACCAGCAGGTGGCAGAGCTGGAGCGGACCCAGAGGCTCCAGGAGATAAGGGCCAGATTGGACCCCCGGGCCCAGGCGGAGGTCAGGGGAGGGGTGTTCAGGGGAGGGGAGCTGCTCCGCAGGACGCTCCTCCACGAGGGAACGCTTCTGTGGAAGACGCAAGGATCCAGACTCAAAG ACGTGCAGGTCCTGCTGATGACAGACATCCTGGTGTTCATGCAGGAGAAAGACCAGAAGTATTTCTTCCCCTGCATA gACAAGCCTGCAGTGTTGTCTCTGAAGAACCTGATCGTGAGGGACATTGCTAATCAGGAGCGAGGGATGTTCCTGATCAGTGACTCCACCCCCCCAGAGATGTACGAGCTGCATGGCGCCTCACGAGATGACAGGAACAACTGGATGAGACTCATACAGCAGACAGTCAGCAG ctgtCCGTCCAGAGAGGACTTCCCCCTGATAGAGACAGAGGACAAGGCCTTACTGCGCCGACTCAGAG CTGACATCCAGCAGAAGGACAGAGAGGTGCTGGAGCTCCTCCAGGAGAGAGTGACTCTGTTCTCTGACCTGGCTGAGGTCACCGGTGGGGGTCAGGAGTTCACGCCCCCCACCAACTCTAGGAACATCTTCCGGGCCGACACCCCCTATGCACCACAGGCAGAATACCTACTCACCGACGCCATCTCAGAGG TTGACAGGCTGAGTGAGTTGCTGCTGGGCTCCAACATAGAGCTTCCCAAGTCCAACGGTAGCACCAACGGTACCAATGGTGACCAGAACCACAAAGGGGCGCCAGTGAGCA ATGGAGATTCGATCTCCGTCAACGGGACTCATGAAATCAAAGGAAGTCCAGCGTCCAAG GACAGAAATGGTAACCAGCTACAGGACAGACCCCTAAATGAGGAGGTGTGTCAGAGGCTTGTGAACCTCAGTGCTCATCTCCACTCTCTACAG gcCGCCGTCATTCACCAGGACTCTGTTCTCGAGCTCCGCCTTCGTGAGGGCACCGGCCCTGCCTCTTCAGGTTCCTCCACTCCCACCCCCACTCCTCCAAACTCCTTCCCCAGGCTGTGCCGTTCCATGTCACGTGACACAGGTCTGGATGCGGGCACGGTGGCAGCCATGGGGGAGATGGCCATGCTCCAGAAGCAGCATGATCTGCTGCAGGAGGAGGTGGTGAGGCTGCGCCCCCTGGAGGCCAAgctgagggagagcgagagggccAGGGCTCAGCTGGAGCAGCAGATCAGGGACAATAAGGGCAGGAGGGGCAGGAGGGGCAGGAGAGGCAGCAGAGGCAGCAACGAAGACATCGTGGTGGATGATACAGCCTTAGAGCAG GCTCCTGCTAAAAGAAGAGGAAGTGGTGATGGTGAGCCCAGCCCTGTCGCCCCATTGGCCTGTCAGGAACCAGTGGACCAATTGGACGGCGTACAGGAAGGCAGTGAGGAGGAgtcggaggaggaggaagaggaagaggcggATGTAGTGAAGGTTTCACCACGCTCTGACAGTCCAAGAG ATCTCCAGGATATCCCTGAGGAGAGCGAGTGCGGACCGGAAGCGCAGGAATCCAAAGGCTGA
- the LOC139564386 gene encoding annexin A2-like isoform X1 translates to MEALLKSMQNTSPKASSHAMWWGTLGTVRPFPNFNSEKDAREIQTALESKASDVNTLVRILTNRNNAQRQSIAESYHNLTQKELCPALKKALSGGLEQLMLGLMMTPSQFDAHRLRQTMEGIGTDEESLLAVLCTKSPQQLKDATIAYKQEFGRYLENDLISETSKDFTKLVLAILKKEELNSKEMVDYQLIDQDVKALNDAVNGKKKDPAPWIQVLTTRDSNHLNRVLSRLEDLRGETVDKTVQSHFSGDLRLGFRTLVGSIPSIPMFLAQRLHSNIKKGSLVQGILISHSEEDLLCVRIEYRKLTNTSLYSTLQKEYKGEMQQALLALCRSEDL, encoded by the exons ATGGAAGCTCTGCTGAAGTCTATGCAAAATACCTCTCCCAAAGCAAGT TCTCATGCGATGTGGTGGGGTACACTGGGCACTGTGCGACCCTTCCCCAACTTCAACTCAGAGAAGGACGCCCGCGAAATTCAAACTGCCTTGGAGAGCAAAG CCAGTGACGTGAACACTCTGGTGAGAATCCTGACCAATCGAAACAATGCTCAGAGACAGAGCATCGCGGAGTCCTACCATAACCTCACACAGAAG GAGTTGTGTCCTGCCCTGAAGAAAGCTCTGTCAGGTGGGCTGGAGCAACTCATGCTGGGGCTGATGATGACCCCCTCTCAGTTTGACGCCCATCGCCTCAGACAGACCATGGAG GGTATTGGTACAGATGAAGAGAGTCTATTGGCTGTGTTGTGTACCAAATCACCACAGCAGCTTAAAGATGCCACTATTGCCTACAAACAGG AGTTTGGACGTTACTTGGAGAATGATCTTATCAGTGAGACTAGTAAAGACTTCACTAAGCTGGTACTGGCCATACTCAAG AAGGAGGAGCTGAATTCAAAGGAGATGGTTGATTATCAGCTCATTGACCAGGATGTTAAG gcTCTGAATGATGCTGTGAATGGTAAGAAAAAGGACCCAGCCCCCTGGATTCAGGTGTTAACCACGAgagactcaaaccatctcaaCAGAG TGCTATCCAGGTTGGAGGATCTGAGAGGGGAAACTGTGGATAAAACAGTACAGAGTCACTTCTCTGGGGACCTGAGGCTTGGCTTCCGCACTCTAG TTGGCTCCATCCCAAGTATTCCTATGTTCCTGGCCCAGCGGCTACACAGCAACATTAAG AAAGGCAGTTTGGTGCAGGGGATTCTTATCAGCCACAGTGAAGAGGACCTCCTCTGTGTGAGAATCGAGTATCGCAAACTGACCAACACTTCACTCTACTCTACATTGCAG AAAGAATACAAAGGGGAGATGCAGCAGGCTCTCCTAGCCTTATGTCGATCTGAAGACCTGTAA
- the LOC139564386 gene encoding annexin A2-like isoform X2, with the protein MWWGTLGTVRPFPNFNSEKDAREIQTALESKASDVNTLVRILTNRNNAQRQSIAESYHNLTQKELCPALKKALSGGLEQLMLGLMMTPSQFDAHRLRQTMEGIGTDEESLLAVLCTKSPQQLKDATIAYKQEFGRYLENDLISETSKDFTKLVLAILKKEELNSKEMVDYQLIDQDVKALNDAVNGKKKDPAPWIQVLTTRDSNHLNRVLSRLEDLRGETVDKTVQSHFSGDLRLGFRTLVGSIPSIPMFLAQRLHSNIKKGSLVQGILISHSEEDLLCVRIEYRKLTNTSLYSTLQKEYKGEMQQALLALCRSEDL; encoded by the exons ATGTGGTGGGGTACACTGGGCACTGTGCGACCCTTCCCCAACTTCAACTCAGAGAAGGACGCCCGCGAAATTCAAACTGCCTTGGAGAGCAAAG CCAGTGACGTGAACACTCTGGTGAGAATCCTGACCAATCGAAACAATGCTCAGAGACAGAGCATCGCGGAGTCCTACCATAACCTCACACAGAAG GAGTTGTGTCCTGCCCTGAAGAAAGCTCTGTCAGGTGGGCTGGAGCAACTCATGCTGGGGCTGATGATGACCCCCTCTCAGTTTGACGCCCATCGCCTCAGACAGACCATGGAG GGTATTGGTACAGATGAAGAGAGTCTATTGGCTGTGTTGTGTACCAAATCACCACAGCAGCTTAAAGATGCCACTATTGCCTACAAACAGG AGTTTGGACGTTACTTGGAGAATGATCTTATCAGTGAGACTAGTAAAGACTTCACTAAGCTGGTACTGGCCATACTCAAG AAGGAGGAGCTGAATTCAAAGGAGATGGTTGATTATCAGCTCATTGACCAGGATGTTAAG gcTCTGAATGATGCTGTGAATGGTAAGAAAAAGGACCCAGCCCCCTGGATTCAGGTGTTAACCACGAgagactcaaaccatctcaaCAGAG TGCTATCCAGGTTGGAGGATCTGAGAGGGGAAACTGTGGATAAAACAGTACAGAGTCACTTCTCTGGGGACCTGAGGCTTGGCTTCCGCACTCTAG TTGGCTCCATCCCAAGTATTCCTATGTTCCTGGCCCAGCGGCTACACAGCAACATTAAG AAAGGCAGTTTGGTGCAGGGGATTCTTATCAGCCACAGTGAAGAGGACCTCCTCTGTGTGAGAATCGAGTATCGCAAACTGACCAACACTTCACTCTACTCTACATTGCAG AAAGAATACAAAGGGGAGATGCAGCAGGCTCTCCTAGCCTTATGTCGATCTGAAGACCTGTAA